One genomic segment of Impatiens glandulifera chromosome 6, dImpGla2.1, whole genome shotgun sequence includes these proteins:
- the LOC124942325 gene encoding shaggy-related protein kinase NtK-1-like isoform X2: MTSVGVAPMSGVMKDSSDHAAGVEKLPAEMSDMKIRDDKEVEATVIDGNGTETGHIIVTTIGGRNGQPKQTISYMAERAVGQGSFGVVFQAKCLETGETVAIKKVLQDKRYKNRELQTMRLLDHPNVVALKHCFFSTTDKDELFLNLVLEYVPETAYRVIKHYNKLNQRMPIIYVKLYSYQIFRALSYIHRSIGVCHRDIKPQNLLVNPHTHQLKICDFGSAKILVKGEPNISYICSRYYRAPELIFGATEYSTAIDIWSAGCVLAELLLGQPLFPGENGVDQLVEIIKVLGTPTREEIRCMNPNYNEFRFPQIKAHPWHKIFYKHMPPEAVDLVSRLLQYSPDLRSSAMDAMIHPFFDELRDTNTRLPNGRLLPPLFNFKANELEGVHPEVLVRLIPSHARKQCTFPGM; encoded by the exons ATGACTTCAGTAGGTGTTGCACCAATGTCCGGGGTGATGAAGGATTCCAGTGATCATGCTGCTGGTGTAGAAAAGTTACCTGCTGAGATGAGTGATATGAAGATTAGGGATGACAAG gAAGTTGAAGCTACAGTTATTGATGGTAATGGGACAGAGACAGGTCATATAATTGTAACAACTATTGGTGGTCGCAATGGGCAGCCAAAGCAG ACTATCAGCTACATGGCCGAGCGTGCAGTTGGACAAGGGTCTTTTGGAGTTGTATTCCAG GCCAAGTGCTTAGAGACAGGGGAAACTGTAGCAATAAAGAAGGTTCTTCAGGACAAAAGATACAAGAACAGGGAGCTACAAACGATGCGTCTTCTTGACCATCCGAATGTAGTGGCTTTGAAACATTGTTTCTTCTCCACAACCGATAAGGATGAATTATTTCTTAACCTGGTGCTGGAGTATGTTCCAGAGACAGCGTATCGAGTAATTAAACACTACAATAAGCTGAACCAACGGATGCCTATTATTTATGTGAAGCTCTATTCCTATCAG ATATTCAGGGCTTTGTCATACATACACCGCTCCATTGGAGTATGTCACAGAGACATCAAACCTCAAAATCTTCTG GTTAATCCTCATACTCACCAGCTGAAGATTTGTGATTTTGGAAGTGCAAAAATCTTG GTAAAAGGGGAGCCGAACATTTCTTATATATGCTCTAGGTACTATAGGGCACCCGAACTTATTTTTGGAGCCACGGAGTACAGTACAGCTATTGACATCTGGTCAGCTGGATGTGTTCTCGCTGAACTACTACTTGGACAG CCTTTGTTCCCCGGTGAAAATGGAGTAGATCAGTTAGTGGAGATTATTAAG GTTTTGGGTACTCCGACTAGGGAGGAAATCAGATGCATGAACCCTAACTACAATGAATTTAGGTTTCCACAGATCAAAGCTCACCCATGGCATAAG ATATTCTACAAACATATGCCTCCAGAAGCTGTTGACCTTGTCTCAAGATTGCTGCAATATTCTCCTGACCTACGCAGCTCGGCT ATGGATGCAATGATACATCCTTTCTTCGACGAGTTGCGTGATACAAACACACGCCTGCCAAATGGACGGCTTCTTCCTCCGTTATTTAACTTTAAGGCTAACG AACTGGAGGGTGTGCACCCAGAGGTGTTGGTAAGACTAATTCCGAGCCATGCGAGAAAGCAATGCACATTCCCGGGGATGTAA
- the LOC124942325 gene encoding shaggy-related protein kinase NtK-1-like isoform X1, whose amino-acid sequence MELMTSVGVAPMSGVMKDSSDHAAGVEKLPAEMSDMKIRDDKEVEATVIDGNGTETGHIIVTTIGGRNGQPKQTISYMAERAVGQGSFGVVFQAKCLETGETVAIKKVLQDKRYKNRELQTMRLLDHPNVVALKHCFFSTTDKDELFLNLVLEYVPETAYRVIKHYNKLNQRMPIIYVKLYSYQIFRALSYIHRSIGVCHRDIKPQNLLVNPHTHQLKICDFGSAKILVKGEPNISYICSRYYRAPELIFGATEYSTAIDIWSAGCVLAELLLGQPLFPGENGVDQLVEIIKVLGTPTREEIRCMNPNYNEFRFPQIKAHPWHKIFYKHMPPEAVDLVSRLLQYSPDLRSSAMDAMIHPFFDELRDTNTRLPNGRLLPPLFNFKANELEGVHPEVLVRLIPSHARKQCTFPGM is encoded by the exons ATGGAG CTAATGACTTCAGTAGGTGTTGCACCAATGTCCGGGGTGATGAAGGATTCCAGTGATCATGCTGCTGGTGTAGAAAAGTTACCTGCTGAGATGAGTGATATGAAGATTAGGGATGACAAG gAAGTTGAAGCTACAGTTATTGATGGTAATGGGACAGAGACAGGTCATATAATTGTAACAACTATTGGTGGTCGCAATGGGCAGCCAAAGCAG ACTATCAGCTACATGGCCGAGCGTGCAGTTGGACAAGGGTCTTTTGGAGTTGTATTCCAG GCCAAGTGCTTAGAGACAGGGGAAACTGTAGCAATAAAGAAGGTTCTTCAGGACAAAAGATACAAGAACAGGGAGCTACAAACGATGCGTCTTCTTGACCATCCGAATGTAGTGGCTTTGAAACATTGTTTCTTCTCCACAACCGATAAGGATGAATTATTTCTTAACCTGGTGCTGGAGTATGTTCCAGAGACAGCGTATCGAGTAATTAAACACTACAATAAGCTGAACCAACGGATGCCTATTATTTATGTGAAGCTCTATTCCTATCAG ATATTCAGGGCTTTGTCATACATACACCGCTCCATTGGAGTATGTCACAGAGACATCAAACCTCAAAATCTTCTG GTTAATCCTCATACTCACCAGCTGAAGATTTGTGATTTTGGAAGTGCAAAAATCTTG GTAAAAGGGGAGCCGAACATTTCTTATATATGCTCTAGGTACTATAGGGCACCCGAACTTATTTTTGGAGCCACGGAGTACAGTACAGCTATTGACATCTGGTCAGCTGGATGTGTTCTCGCTGAACTACTACTTGGACAG CCTTTGTTCCCCGGTGAAAATGGAGTAGATCAGTTAGTGGAGATTATTAAG GTTTTGGGTACTCCGACTAGGGAGGAAATCAGATGCATGAACCCTAACTACAATGAATTTAGGTTTCCACAGATCAAAGCTCACCCATGGCATAAG ATATTCTACAAACATATGCCTCCAGAAGCTGTTGACCTTGTCTCAAGATTGCTGCAATATTCTCCTGACCTACGCAGCTCGGCT ATGGATGCAATGATACATCCTTTCTTCGACGAGTTGCGTGATACAAACACACGCCTGCCAAATGGACGGCTTCTTCCTCCGTTATTTAACTTTAAGGCTAACG AACTGGAGGGTGTGCACCCAGAGGTGTTGGTAAGACTAATTCCGAGCCATGCGAGAAAGCAATGCACATTCCCGGGGATGTAA
- the LOC124941561 gene encoding protein FAR-RED IMPAIRED RESPONSE 1-like has product MIFSSEDEVRNFYKSYGQSVGFGISKLGGKNGDDNKQKYFSIGCAKSGNRVSRSKNVLQPRPYTKTNCKAKINVIVRDDKTFEITSVHLQHNHNLSPGKSRHFRCNKMLDSTTKRKLELNDQAGITLSKSFQSFVVEAGGYDNLPFDERSCRNYISEARRLRLGDGDAEALSNYFCRMQSRNSNFFYVLDLDGESRIKNVFWADARSRATYDYFSDVITFDTTYLTNSYDMPFAPFVGVNHHGQSILLGCGLLSCENIESFIWLFKSWLTCMLGRAPKAIITDQCRAMTITIEEVFPNSQHRLCLWHIMKKIPAKLGSHSQYKMIKKQLKTIVYNSLTVDECDENWQKMIKEFNLDNNIWLTSLHEERNKWMPVYVKDKFWAGMSTSQRSESMNAFFDDYVHSKTSLKQFVEQYDNALKSKIENEKKMDFISFNSIMPVITGYPIERQFQSVYTNTILKLFQDELRGLMFCNASLVKEEETTLIFEVVETMLGTKGEPLRKVCFVVHYTGKFRR; this is encoded by the coding sequence ATGATTTTTTCATCTGAAGACGAAGTTcgtaatttttataaatcttatgGTCAGAGTGTTGGTTTTGGTATCTCCAAACTTGGTGGTAAAAATGGAGAtgataataaacaaaaatatttttccatcGGATGTGCCAAAAGTGGTAATAGAGTATCTCGTTCGAAAAATGTATTACAACCGAGACCTTATACTAAGACGAATTGTAAAGccaaaattaatgttattgttcgAGATGATAAAACTTTTGAGATCACTTCTGTACACCTTCAACACAATCATAATTTGAGCCCTGGAAAATCAAGACATTTTAGATGTAATAAAATGCTCGATTCAACTACAAAGAGAAAATTGGAGTTAAATGATCAAGCTGGAATAACTTTAAGTAAAAGTTTTCAATCCTTTGTAGTTGAGGCTGGAGGTTATGATAATCTACCATTTGATGAAAGAAGTtgtagaaattatatttcagaAGCTAGAAGATTGAGGTTAGGGGATGGAGATGCTGAAGcattaagtaattatttttgtCGAATGCAAAGtaggaactcaaacttcttctatGTGCTTGATTTAGATGGTGAATCTcgaattaaaaatgttttttggGCGGATGCTAGATCAAGAGCTACATATGATTATTTTTCTGATGTCATTACATTTGATACAACCTATTTAACCAATAGTTATGACATGCCATTTGCTCCATTTGTTGGGGtgaatcatcatggtcaatctaTTTTACTTGGATGTGGATTATTATCTTGTGAAAATATAGAATCATTCATATGGTTATTCAAATCTTGGTTGACGTGTATGCTTGGACGTGCTCCAAAAGCTATAATTACGGACCAATGTCGCGCAATGACAATTACAATTGAAGAGGTATTTCCGAATTCTCAACATCGTTTATGTCTTTggcatataatgaaaaaaattccaGCTAAATTAGGTAGTCATTCTCAgtataaaatgataaagaaaCAATTGAAGACCATTGTGTATAACTCCCTTACAGTTGATGAATGTGATGAGAATTGGCAGAAAATGATTAAGGAGTTTAACTTGGACAATAATATTTGGTTGACATCTCTGCATGAAGAACGTAATAAATGGATGCCTGTATATGTCAAAGATAAATTTTGGGCAGGTATGTCCACATCTCAGAGAAGTGAAAGTATGAATGCATTTTTTGATGACTATGTGCATTCTAAGACATCATTAAAACAATTTGTTGAGCAGTATGATAATGCTTTGAAGAGTaagattgaaaatgaaaaaaaaatggatttcatttctttcaattCAATCATGCCCGTAATAACTGGTTATCCTATTGAGAGACAATTTCAAAGTGTGTACACTAACACGatattaaaattgtttcaaGATGAATTAAGAGGATTAATGTTTTGCAATGCCTCACtagtaaaagaagaagaaacaacttTGATATTTGAAGTAGTAGAGACTATGTTGGGGACAAAAGGAGAACCCCTACGAAAAGTTTGTTTTGTGGTACATTACACTGGTAAATTCCGAAGATGA
- the LOC124942259 gene encoding ATP-citrate synthase alpha chain protein 2 — MARKKIREYDSKRLLKQHLKRLAGIDLQICSAQVNETTDFTELTNKEQWLSSSKLVVKPDMLFGKRGKSGLVALNLDLAQVADFVKGRLGVEVEMEGCKAPISTFIVEPFVPHDQEFYLSIVSERLGSTISFSECGGIEIEENWDKVKTVFIPTDKPMSLEVCAPLIATLPLEIRGKIGDFIIGVVSVFEDLDFSFIEMNPFTLVNGEPYPLDMRGELDDTAAFKNFKKWGDIEFPLPFGRVMSPTESFVHALDEKTSASLKFTVLNPKGRIWTMVAGGGASVIYADTVGDLGYASELGNYAEYSGAPNEEEVLQYARVVIDCATADPNGRKRALLIGGGIANFTDVAATFSGIIRALREKKSKLIASRMHIYVRRGGPNYQTGLAKMRALGEELGVPLEVYGPEATMTGICKQAIDCVMSEA; from the exons ATGGCGAGGAAGAAGATCAGAGAGTATGATTCAAAGAGACTCCTAAAGCAGCATTTGAAGAGACTCGCTGGGATCGATCTCCAGATCTGCTCTGCACAG GTGAACGAAACCACAGACTTCACAGAGTTAACAAACAAAGAGCAATGGCTTTCATCTTCAAAACTTGTGGTGAAACCAGACATGTTGTTTGGTAAACGTGGGAAGAGTGGTTTGGTAGCTCTGAATTTAGATTTGGCTCAGGTTGCTGATTTTGTAAAAGGACGTTTAGGTGTTGAG GTTGAAATGGAGGGATGTAAAGCTCCGATAAGCACGTTCATTGTTGAACCGTTTGTCCCCCATGATCAAGAGTTCTATCTTTCCATTGTGTCTGAAAGGCTTGGATCCACAATTAGCTTTTCAGAATGTGGGGGTATAGAAATTGAAGAGAATTGGGACAAG GTCAAAACTGTGTTCATCCCAACTGACAAACCTATGTCACTGGAAGTATGTGCCCCATTGATTGCTACCCTTCCATTGGAG ATTCGAGGAAAAATAGGTGATTTCATCATTGGAGTAGTTTCTGTATTTGAAG ATCTTGATTTCTCTTTCATCGAGATGAATCCATTTACTCTTGTCAATGGAGAACCGTATCCTCTTGATATGAGAGGAGAGTTGGATGATACTGCTGCCTTcaagaattttaaaaa GTGGGGCGATATTGAATTTCCTCTTCCTTTTGGACGAGTTATGTCTCCAACTGAAAGCTTTGTTCATGCATTGgatgaaaag ACAAGTGCATCTCTGAAATTTACAGTCTTGAATCCAAAGGGAAGAATATGGACCATGGTGGCTGGAGGTGGTGCAAGTGTAATTTATGCCGACACT GTTGGAGATTTGGGTTATGCATCAGAGCTGGGTAACTATGCTGAATATAGTGGAGCACCAAATGAAGAGGAAGTGCTGCAATATGCTAGAGTTGTTATTGAT TGTGCAACTGCAGATCCTAATGGACGTAAAAGAGCCCTTCTTATAGGAGGTGGTATTGCAAACTTTACTGATGTAGCCGCTACTTTCAGTGGAATCATTCGGGCACTCAGAGAGAAG AAATCTAAGCTAATTGCATCGAGGATGCACATATATGTTAGGAGGGGCGGTCCCAATTATCAAACCGGGCTCGCAAAGATGCGTGCATTGGGTGAGGAACTTGGTGTTCCTCTTGAG GTTTATGGACCTGAGGCTACAATGACTGGAATTTGCAAGCAGGCGATCGATTGTGTCATGTCCGAAGCATAA